In Drosophila miranda strain MSH22 chromosome XR, D.miranda_PacBio2.1, whole genome shotgun sequence, the genomic window GTGTGCGGCTGTGGCACGTGATTGGAATTACGCGTGGAGTTAAGCAGAgccctggcctggcctggcctggcctggccctCAGCCAGAACCCCCCTCGttcgaggcagaggcagagacaggcAGAGGTTTATTGGATGAGTTCCGTCAGTGTACAGGGAAAGGGAAagggggagggagagggaAACGGGGGCCCGCGTGGGGAGCGCGAAAAATGTTTGCGATTCTGGCAATCGACAAATGTTGCACACATAGTGAAAATTAGCATAATTTAGTTTTCTCCACTGAGGCAGGCGTTCTCGAATCCGTTCCACTGGAGACGAGACGTTCATTATTGCATCAGGATTATTGCATTGGATTATTGATTGAGGCGGGACCATTACAAGTGTTCAATCGGGTCTTAAGGTGATTCTAAAATCTATGACTCTTTTAAAAAGTTACACTTCAGGGATTCTAAAGTCGAATCGGAAAGCAGACACTCGCAGAGAGAATGGCACACAACACCAACAAGTACATCGAACATTCGCTTTGTTTCTTCGAGCCAAATTTTCAATAttccgctcatccgaaagtgctgattTTGGCTATGGACAAAGAATGTCAGACGTTGTGTGTTGGGCAACAGAAGAAGTGCAGCTATCTAAAACTGAGACACCTCCAGAACCATTGAACGGCTTGCTCATCGGCTTCGATCCAGATTCAAGCCTGCTCCTCCATTCGCACATTAGATTCATGCTTCCAAAAGACATACCACCGCGGCGAATGGTTTGCCGGGTGCTCCGATCTGCCACCATGCCTTCCCAACTTTAGATCTGAAATATTATTCCTCTGTTTCCTTAGAGGACTCCGGTAACAACCCACAGAAAAAGGACACCAGGACTCCATTCGATTTGCGTGTACACTAAGTGATGTATTTTCGATTGCAGAGTAGTAAAAAAAAGTGAGAGTGGTTGGTTGTGGGTTGTATGAGTATTGCTTGCGTAGTGTTGGGGGTGTACTAGTAGTAGTTGTAGTTGATGGTTTTACATCTGGCGATTATTCTTTTTAGACATaggctgtctgtctgtctctgtctctcccgtTTGGCTCCTGGGCTGGGCTCTCAGTCTTGGGTTCAGTTGGCGGCCGGCTCGCCCGTGCCATGGACATGTAGGATCATCTCGAATGGGTCCCACTCTAGGTCGGACTCGTGCTTGACCCGGCGACGGGCGCCGGCAGCTGGGATGGCCTGCGGATTCTGGGGGTGCATGGCCTGCGATGGGTGCACGTGCACCCCCTCGAGGTGGGGCATCTGGTGCTGGACCAGCCCGATGGGCATGTCCTGGGCATGCTCGGCGAGCCCAAGCAGGCCTGGCGGCGGTCGGTAGTGGTGTAGATGCTGTCCCACCTGTtgatggtggtgctgctgctgctcgctgACTATCTCCTGGATGTGCTCGCGCGTCTGCTCCCGCTCGTCCACCTTCTTCAGCAGGATGTCGCGCATGAAGGACATGCGCTCGAAGTGCTCCCAGTTGGAGCGGAATCCCTGATGCGAGTACTGGGTGTAACGCTCCTTCTGCAGTTCGTCCACGTACCGCTGCTTGATGATCGACCAGCGGGTCTGCATGAGAGCTGAAAAGGTGGGGTGTTTAAAGTCTCTGCAGGATGCTAGATGCTAGCCCTAGGTCTCTCAGAGGTCGCCAATGGGGGTGGCATGTCATGGAAGGTCCTTAACTCTGGCCAATCGAATGGATAAGCCCCTTCCCCTATTTGGTAACCGACCTTTCCCTCATTATCCCCTCATTATAGTCCCACTTCCGGTTGTCAACTTACTTGGCGTTAGTCCCATTTCGATGGCCGCCTCCTTCCACACGGCCGAGGTGCGgctctggccctggcccttTTCGCTCCGCTGACGCCCGGCCCACAGCGAGGGCCGGGCCTTGATGGCGTCGATGATGCGGCTCCGCATGCTGTTGTGCAGCGAGCTGGGGCGGCCCAGCTTTCGCGGTGGGGCGACAGGGGGCTGCGCTGGAGCGGCAGCCGGGGGCAGGAGCCCAGTGAAGGCGGTGTACGACAGGCCGTGGCCaggcagcggcggcggtggcgccTGCGCCGGCTGTCCCATCAGGTGGTGCGGCGACTGTGGCACAGCGGAGTGCGGCGGCACGGGGGAGTGCAGCCAGCTGAGGCTGCCGCTCGGACGTCCACGTCCATGGGATGCACTGGGCAggtgcggcggcggcggtgctGGAGTCGGCTGTGCAATGGGGGCTGGGTTGGACAGCGCCGGCGGGGAGACGGCCAGCTGGAGCGGCTGGTCGGCGGTTGGGGGCGGATCAGAGGCACTGCCGGTGGCCTGGGCGCCCACGATCTTGGCCACGGTGATGTTGTACATGAAGGACATGGGATCGAAGTGCTCCCACTTGGTGTTGAAGCGCTCCTTGTGCAGGATCTGGCGGTGTACCAGGTTGTGGTAGTGGTACTTCATCTGGCTCCAGATCGACTGGAGCTTAACTGCGGTTCGAGATCGGGCGAAAGAGGAAAAATATTATTTAGTCGATAAGCCAAAAATGCCATGAGATTGATTCATCGTTTGTTATATCGATTAAATTCAAAATATTCATTTAATACCAATCTCTGATCTCTGCCTTGGTTTTTCGAGCTAAGATTCATCACCATAATTAAATGAGTGCCTTAAAAGTTCTTATCTTATCGGATGGTGGTcacgggggggggggggggggggcgctGTACAACTATTTTCGGACAATCTCATATAATTTTAAATGTGCTTCGGTTTGCATTACATCCCGAGTATCAGTCAGAGTTTGTCAATATTTCTCCCAACGCAGGCCCCTCCCCTTCTCCTCTATTCCCCCGTTCCGCGTTCCGCGTGCCCTGTGTCTATTTTTAGCCCAGGCACCCACACTCTCGTGCACTCACACACAGCAAGAAACAGCAAGCGGCGCGGCGAAGGCAGAGCAAAAAGAAAGAACGAAAGAGAGCAAGAGCGCAACAAGCGGCAAAAATCCGCGCCGGTCTCAGGCGTCGGCGAGAATCGAACGCGAGGCCCTGGTCCAGGGCCATCGAGTGGCCAGCCCTGGCCTGGAGTGgaaagatacatacatacatacatatgtaaaccCAACCGTGCCTCCCTGTGGCAACCGGCATCGACTCACCTGTCGGTACATGGCCGCCGAACTGCTCGGCGATCTCCGTCCACATGGGCGACGTGACGCTACGGCACATGTGCAGCTTGTTGTTGGAGTCCCATATCTCCGGGTACTTCTTGATGGCCTTCAGCAGCTGGGCGCGATTCACGAATGGATCCTCTTTGGGCATGTTTGTCGTTCGAGAGAATGCGGATTGTACGGGGGCTCCTACGGAGGCGGCGATGTCTGGGCGAAACGGACGGAGCACAGCACTGCGTCCTTTGACATCAATTATCGGCGAATAACTGAAAGTAGAGTTGCAAAAATATGCgaattgaaaatgaaaaggcAAAGCGATTGAGGAAAATAGAGAAAACGAATGACGGAGACGACGACGgtggcgacgacgacgacgacggcggcagcggcggtgGTGGCGTCGACGCGCGGCGTATTGGTGTTGCTGTTTCTACctcttctttttgtttttgttgttgttgttggggcGCAGCGATGGATGCCGAACGAAGAGATTGGAAAGGCAGCGAAAGCGTACACGAGATGAGATACACAAAATGCAGGCGAGAAGAGAGAACAGGCAGAATGTGCAAAAAAAaggcagcgacagcggcagcggcagaacaGAGGCAGAGCAGAAAAAGCTACAGGCagagacgacgacgacgacgacaacgacaacgacaacgacgtcTGTGTAGGTGCGGGTGCTTTGGCAAAGGGTGTAAAGGGGGCGAAGGGACCATAAGACGACAAAGAGCACACAACAAAACAGACAAAAGGAAACAgaagaggagcagcagcaacagcagcaaccgcagcaacagcagcaacaggggcagaggcagaggcagagcgcAGCGGCAGATTTTGTGCCGCAGCGAAGCTCATGGAAGCACCGAAGAGAAGACAGAGAGCtgcaaaaaaccgaaaaacaagcaaaaaaggaaaagaaaagaaggaaAATGAAAGGCGACGATAAACAACAGGCAGCGCAGAGCACTCGCCCTCCGTCCCTCCATCCCTCGCTCTTCGGCCGACGGGAAGGCGGCTTTGGAGCCGGGCAGAGAAGCAGTGCCAGAGCGGCATTAGAAGCGCTCTCcgcgacgcagcagcagcgaacATGAAACAAAAGAGCAGCTACGAGTGCAGAGTAAAATGCAGGTCCGCAAACAGAGCGAAATCCACGATGACCGGCCGAGACGAAGCACCGGGCACGGGGGATACGCAGATGCAGAGAGGAGAGGCGAGGAGACCGATGccccgatgccgatgccgggTCTCTAAACATCAGGCGGCGACACGCAACCGACCGACcaaccgaccgaccgaccgaccgaccgaccgaacGACAGTCGGCCCGACGGTGGGTGGGTCGTTTCGTCGCTGTCCGTTTTGGGAGCTCTCTGTGAACGAGACTAtgctagtgtgtgtgtgtgtgtgtgtgtgtgtgtgtgtgtgtgcgtgtacgTGCAATGAACCCGCAACTACTCGCAAAACTGCACAGAATTGCAACACCCTCTCGCTCTCACCCACCTACAATTACacagtgagtgagtgagtgagtgagagagACGGAAAGTGCATTGGCAGAGGTAGGCGCAGAGCCGCGGAGTGgagaggcaggggcagaggcagagcccaACGCAGTGTTCATTTACTCAATGCCCCAGACCCCGACCCCGATGCAGAGCAGCGACCCACAGAGGCCCACAGAGGCTCCACTGCCCCTACCCCCTCCCCCTTCCCCTCACCACCAAGGCAGCGAATGAAACTGCAAAACAAACAAGATTCGGCGTGAGGTAGGCGGTAGGGGCACTCGAGTATTTAGTGGGGTGTTCGGCAAACGAATTGTGTAGACAAACGGATGCGTAAGTGGTGGCAAAGACTGGTACAGCGGCGCCCTTAGGAGAGAGTTCTATCTCCGAAGGTTTCTCTTCCCGGTTAGCCCGGAATGGAAGCTAAACCCTACATATATCTTAATGGAGATGAACCTCTAGTGCAAATGAATAATAGTAGATGTGCAAGAATGGAATTGAATAGCGGATCAGACGCCCTTAACGATAGTTCAACAGAATGCTGTGGAGAAAGATCAACTCTATTGGTTCAAGGCATGGGGGcagtacccgtacccgtacccgacTCGTACCCTACCGAATCAACAGAAATGGATCCCAGAGACGTCGTTTCTCCGTCCGTTCCGGCCAGACATCGACGCCTCCGTAGAACCCAAACGGATATATGCCTAATACTCTCTACAGACTCGTAACAGTTCAATCATCGATCTCCGAGGCATCTGAACTTCATATTTGAGGTCACCGATGGGTCGTACGTGTATTTTGATAGgcataaataaatagatatCGAAGCTGGGAGGAGGGCATCATTCGGCAATCAATTTGATTAGGGAGAGGAGCGGCCGCCAAGCGGGGCTCCATTTGTTGGAATAATTTAGCAATGAATTGGCCCCGGATTAGGGACGGGGGCCCGCCAGGATGAGAGTGTCGTGCCCCTGCTTAATTATTCAACGACAATGACAATTGGCGACTCGCAATGGCGACTCTATCAATCCCGGGGCCGGACCCGTGCTCCCTGTCCATTGGTAATGCGACTGTTAATGTTTTTAATGTTTGTCGTTTTATTGGCTACTGTTTTGGGTGGCggatgggggatgggggatgggTAGAGTATCTGCGTATCTGCGAGATGTGTAACTATGGGTTCCCCCGTCGCCGGGCCGCATAATGAACGCACACGCACTTTGTTATCGGCCAAAGAGGGGAAGAGAGACAGCGGCGTCTTTAATTTTTATGACTGCATAAATGGTCCGCCGTAATTTGCTAGATTAGAATTAATTTGAGGCGCAGCCCAGGCAGGCCAGCCCCGAGATACTTGCGTGGTGTATCTACGCATCTGAGGGACAAACTTCGACAGTAAAAAGTAATGTATCTGTAGATGGATTGAGGCTGCTGGGACGGCCGCACATCAACTGCAGGCGCAGGCCCATGGACCCAGACCCCGACCCCAGACCCAGAGACGGACCCTGCCTGACTctcgggcacgggcacgggcatgGGCACAGGCTCCACATCAATTGTCGTTGTGCGGATCGGCCCGGACTGCGGCAGGGTCTGTGAGGACCGGCACTGAGGCTATCTTCTGctctgtctgcctgtcttTGTTGggttttattttcatttatgCTTTTTAAGTGCTTCATTAAAATCGCGtatggcaacggcaacggggCTGAGACTGAGGCTGAGACTGAGGCTcaggctgtggctgtggctggagctggggctggggctgctgctgggggCGGGGAGACCTTTGTCAGCGTCATCATCATGGCACACAAGCAGcaaaggcagcagcaacaacaacaaaaagtatcTCGCAGATACATGTCCAAAAAGCAAAGAAAGAAAGCAACATGGAAAAAAGCCAGCGACGACggtgaaaataaataaaaagaattaAATCCAAACATGTTTTTTACTCAACTCTCGTCgtgcctccacctccacctccgactccagctccagcttcagctccaaCTCCGGCTCTGGCTGTGCCtcaaacaacagcaaaaaaaaaaaaactcaaacCCCAGCCCCAgtgccagagtcagagtcggACCCAGGCCAAGCTCCAAGCTTCAACTCCAACTCCGGTTTCGAGCCTATGCCccatgtatctgtatctctgcctctgcatctgtatctgggcctgtgtgtgtgtgtgtgtgtgtgtgtgtatcttcGACTGCGTGGCAATAAGTGTGCCCCGTTCACGAGGCAACGCgaaaaaaaagacaaaaagCATTAAGcatcttgttgttgttttttaagGTGCGCATATAAAGAGGCCTTAACAGCCATCCAGCTATCCAACCAACAGCCCAACCATCCGAACAGCCAGTCAGCCCATTCCCCCACTCCCCATTCCCCCACTCCCCATTCCCCCATTCCCATTTCCCGCATCTAACTGAATCACAGTGGATTAGGTCGATGAAAGACACTGTCAGAAATATATGCAGAGGCTTAGAGGCATGTGTTGCACGGCAGATATCTCCATGATATAATCTCCATTCGTTCGTAGGAAAAGTAGGGCATTGTTGGTCTTAAATTCGTTCTGTTTCTCTGTTTTGGTAGAGTTGCAACTTCTTTAATCGAAAATCgacaataaaattaaattattaaatgttCGGTTTTTAAGTataaaaaacataaaataaatataatatatatattaaatttgtggtaaatatatgtaaatagaAAAAtctaaatatttttttttctgtttttacttaattttttttgtattatttttattttattatttatgaaATGATGtaaatgaaaattaatttaattaaattaatttaatttaaatcttttatttattttcaggTAAGAAAAAGGTCCTTTAATCCGAACATAAAATACTTTACAATGAATATAATACATGGATTTAATTTGTGGTAAATATATTTCATCTAAACATGAACGagataaatattttttatttttttaattaatcaggaaaatataaaatgatgtaaatgaaaattaatttaatttaaacataaaaaaaaattttattttatttatttttaggTAATAAAATAGAAAAAGTGTTTTAATcgaaacataaaaaaaaatacataaaataaaaatagtaCTTATATTAAATTTTTGGTAAATATATTTCATCTAAATAGAAAAATAagaaatttttttttcttttaatttttttttataaaatatattaaaatcatgaaaatatgaaatgatgcaaatgaaaattaatttaatttaaatatgaaaaataTATCTTGTATTTATGAAATATattcaaatcaaatattttcatattaatgGCAGAATGTACATAGGTGAAAACATTTTCCTTTGAACATATCCCTCTCGTGGCTTTTTAGAAATCTGAAATTTGAAGacaaattgaaatcaaaggCAATTGAAAGGTTAAGGCGAAAATGAACCATCGAAATACTTTGATTTTTGACCAAAAAACCCGCAGACTCAGCCACTGTGCAGCCGCAACGATTGGCAGCGTCAGAGATAACAACAGCAACCACAGAGCCGCAGAGCCACAGAggcacagcaacagcaacagaaacaacgACATCGGCCAGAGAGGATCGCATTTaaggcgcagcagcagcgaacAGCATCCAAAAAGCAACTCTGCCCCAGCATCGAGCCCCAGGGCATAAGGCATAAGGTATGGGTGGGGTGGAGAGGGGGTTTTTGTGGGGAAACAGCGACTTCGCAACTCCTTTTCATCCTCCTGCCATGTGCAAATCACATACAGTAGCAAAAAATTTCGACAGTTATTTACGATTAGCACAAAAGATACGAGACATGACATGCGCTGAatggagtcggagtcggagttgCAGATGGGGCCCGAGGATGAGGATGTGCCTGTGCTTGTGCCTGTGGATGGAGGGGGGGACTGATCGGACAGACTTgaacctggacctggacctggaagACTCTctaccgctgccgctgcctgtccctctgcctctgcctctgcgcCCCATCATCTCTTGCAGCTACTGTTCCATTTGGGGTACGTGTTGGCCCAGCGGGTGTCGGGACAGAGATCTCCACATACagactatatatgtatgtgtacgGATACATACTAACATGGGGGACAATGGACAATGGACAGAAGGTAGTACACCATTTGTTACGAATATTTCGCCTGGCCTGCCTTtctccgccgtcgccgtcgccgtcgccatcGCCGTCGCCGAGACAAGATCAAGAGCTGACCTATTAAAAGAGTAAACTACTTTGGGTACGCtggtatctgtatctgccATGGAAATCGGCCTTTTCTCTTTGTGTCTATTCGCTGTTCTAAATGGGCCATAAAACGTGAACATCGATGCTCTTGATTGTGCTCAAAATAGTATGTAGTAATATCCATAAATGGGGATCGCTgatgctgcttctgccgctgctgctgctgcttctgtgcCACTGAATTGCATCTTTTAGAGGTGTTTCCCCCAAGGGATAGTCCATTAAAAGACCTCAATTAATTTGCGACACGGATAAGCATTATACTGGGGGATTGGTTCAAGATCTGAATGAATAGTACAGTACCCTCTATGGGCACTACAAGCTCCTCATTCGTCAGGTCCTGGTACAGTGTCCCCCATCTGGCAGTCATTAAGAAAAAGGCCATTTCCCAGTCGCTTTTCCAGAGTTTACGGAAAGTTTACGACTTTCGACCGCCTTCAAATGTTGAACAGAGAAAAGAGCACCTCTGTTCTGCTCTCCTTCTGTCTTGCTGTGTCCTTCTGTCCTTCTGTCCTTCGGTGTTCTCTGTTCTGTGGGGCTTCTGCATAATTTAGCTGCGATAATAAGCGGCTACCCAGTGTCCTCCACTCGGAACTGGACTCGGAACTGAATGGAGTCGGGCCTAGGGACGCTGGCTATAGAAAAACTCTtgcaaaaatatacaaaaaaaaaaaaagaaagaaaaaagaaaacaatttatcgACTCGTGCGTCCTGTTGCGTGCCCTGCAATTTAATTGCGGTTTTTTTGGGCGTGGCCG contains:
- the LOC108152199 gene encoding YLP motif-containing protein 1, with the translated sequence MPKEDPFVNRAQLLKAIKKYPEIWDSNNKLHMCRSVTSPMWTEIAEQFGGHVPTVKLQSIWSQMKYHYHNLVHRQILHKERFNTKWEHFDPMSFMYNITVAKIVGAQATGSASDPPPTADQPLQLAVSPPALSNPAPIAQPTPAPPPPHLPSASHGRGRPSGSLSWLHSPVPPHSAVPQSPHHLMGQPAQAPPPPLPGHGLSYTAFTGLLPPAAAPAQPPVAPPRKLGRPSSLHNSMRSRIIDAIKARPSLWAGRQRSEKGQGQSRTSAVWKEAAIEMGLTPTLMQTRWSIIKQRYVDELQKERYTQYSHQGFRSNWEHFERMSFMRDILLKKVDEREQTREHIQEIVSEQQQHHHQQVGQHLHHYRPPPGLLGLAEHAQDMPIGLVQHQMPHLEGVHVHPSQAMHPQNPQAIPAAGARRRVKHESDLEWDPFEMILHVHGTGEPAAN